In one window of Pseudobacteriovorax antillogorgiicola DNA:
- a CDS encoding site-2 protease family protein: protein MDFSFATRVLNQMLALIIALIVSEVAQAYMAKKQGDDTAEREGRLTLNPIPHLDPVGTILFPLIGSMLGGFIFGWAKPIPVNTRNLVDPKWSPVKIAASGPIAMLLLSTLALGGQLAIGNVAEGSPLIAFSRLFENMVFLSAFLALFHLLPIYPLAGGVLLSTLLPYDMRQKYESIVIPYGFFIIIGLMLVGAFRILAVGAQFWIGISYMLLNPLFA from the coding sequence ATGGATTTTTCATTCGCCACCCGGGTTCTCAACCAGATGCTTGCCCTGATCATAGCACTGATCGTGAGTGAAGTGGCTCAGGCGTACATGGCAAAAAAACAGGGTGACGATACTGCGGAACGAGAAGGGCGCCTCACCCTGAACCCAATCCCTCATCTAGACCCAGTTGGGACCATTCTATTCCCTCTTATTGGCTCAATGCTTGGTGGCTTCATTTTTGGCTGGGCTAAACCAATCCCTGTGAACACCCGCAACCTAGTAGACCCTAAATGGAGTCCAGTAAAAATCGCTGCATCAGGACCGATCGCCATGCTGCTCTTGTCAACCCTCGCCCTTGGCGGACAGTTAGCAATTGGCAATGTTGCCGAAGGAAGCCCATTGATCGCCTTTAGCCGGCTCTTTGAAAATATGGTCTTTCTTTCGGCGTTTTTGGCACTATTTCATCTCCTACCAATCTACCCACTGGCCGGAGGAGTCTTGCTTTCGACACTCTTGCCGTATGATATGAGGCAGAAATACGAATCCATTGTGATTCCCTACGGCTTTTTTATCATTATCGGCCTGATGTTAGTAGGCGCATTCCGCATTCTCGCAGTTGGCGCTCAGTTCTGGATTGGCATTTCATACATGCTCTTAAATCCATTATTCGCCTAA
- a CDS encoding phosphatidylglycerophosphatase A — protein MSKKPMNTFTFLATCYPLGQMPKAPGTWGSLPGLALGSGIYYLARHSIGNIPFWFVVTSLLFVFSIFSYWVIKKTETLWDAHDDKSIVIDEVAGQAIPIAFFAPSWELWLVGFALFRLFDITKPLFIGWVDRGVYGPFGTLLDDLLAGIVVLGILILDFLTVNWIVGA, from the coding sequence ATGAGCAAAAAGCCCATGAATACCTTTACGTTTTTGGCAACGTGTTACCCCTTAGGTCAGATGCCAAAAGCACCAGGAACGTGGGGATCTCTGCCGGGTTTGGCTTTGGGCAGTGGCATTTACTATCTGGCTCGCCATAGCATAGGAAATATTCCATTTTGGTTTGTGGTTACCAGCCTGCTGTTTGTTTTTTCGATTTTTTCCTACTGGGTCATTAAAAAAACAGAAACCCTCTGGGATGCTCATGACGACAAGAGCATAGTTATTGATGAGGTGGCAGGTCAGGCGATTCCGATCGCATTCTTCGCACCATCGTGGGAACTATGGCTGGTGGGATTTGCTCTGTTTCGACTCTTCGATATCACGAAGCCCTTGTTTATCGGCTGGGTTGATCGTGGAGTTTATGGTCCTTTCGGTACCTTACTAGATGACTTGCTAGCAGGGATTGTTGTGCTAGGTATTTTGATTCTCGATTTTCTTACGGTGAATTGGATTGTAGGGGCTTAG
- a CDS encoding VOC family protein — protein MKILGISHIGIAAKDPGRAAWFFKEVLDLPWHGDELVKEQKTNTMMFGSANGAATSDSRLEILENEEGQDGPIKKYLEIRGGGIHHLALQVDDIELAIAKMKEHQIQMIDEVPRGGAHKTRIAFVHPRATGGILLELVQETHG, from the coding sequence ATGAAGATACTTGGCATAAGCCATATTGGTATTGCAGCGAAAGATCCAGGGCGAGCAGCTTGGTTCTTTAAAGAGGTTTTGGATCTGCCTTGGCATGGAGATGAATTGGTCAAGGAACAGAAAACCAATACGATGATGTTCGGTTCGGCTAATGGAGCCGCTACTAGCGACAGTCGCCTTGAGATTTTGGAGAACGAGGAGGGCCAAGACGGGCCGATCAAGAAATACCTCGAAATCCGAGGGGGAGGTATCCATCACCTAGCCTTGCAAGTCGACGATATTGAGCTTGCGATTGCAAAAATGAAGGAGCACCAGATCCAGATGATCGATGAAGTTCCACGAGGCGGTGCCCATAAAACCCGCATTGCCTTCGTTCATCCAAGGGCAACGGGGGGCATCTTGCTGGAGCTGGTACAGGAGACTCATGGATGA
- a CDS encoding ABC-ATPase domain-containing protein: MDHKKLEQMLIGLHHKNYRLYKEIKGETLFPNFRLIVDHVQGDPFAAPSKMRIFLDPSTHQIPQSYANNQTRTIALRDYITRKFSQAARKSSKPIGTGKGGFIGIDTPGQQILDRSSCFVHQDHGLEIRFTLGLPADGRKILGREAAYLLINILPQLVEKICFPQLEEGELKLHVDTYEDNAALRKQLSEHHLVAFVANNSRLPRASGIDDRPLASEDLVPFATPSSFEITLSCPHRGSVKGMGIPQGVTLIVGGGYHGKSTLLHGIEKGIYAHIPGDGREFVVTEPSAFKVRSEDGRSIQSVAISPFINNLPQKKSTRQFSSLNASGSTSQAANIMEALELDCQTLLIDEDTSATNFMIRDHRMQALIVDKDEPITPFIDRIQELKAKGISTIMVVGGSGDYFEVADHIIGLKSYEAMDMTQEAKTIAEKFPSQRHQDAKQAFQIQGTRCLRAQGLSPRFRNREQHVKIREIDEIFYGSEAIDLSHVEQLVDGSQLRTIAYLMAYLYRSSPGSISFKDSIIQAISKLGQEGYEGIHDLPDGDMAQVRPLDLACALNRLRSLSVDLVP; encoded by the coding sequence ATGGATCACAAGAAACTAGAGCAGATGCTGATCGGGCTTCATCACAAAAACTATCGACTCTATAAGGAGATCAAGGGGGAGACCCTGTTCCCAAACTTTCGCTTGATAGTTGATCATGTGCAAGGGGACCCCTTTGCTGCTCCTAGTAAGATGCGAATTTTTCTTGATCCTAGCACCCACCAGATTCCCCAAAGCTATGCCAATAACCAGACACGCACCATCGCCCTCCGCGACTACATCACTAGAAAATTTAGCCAGGCCGCCAGAAAATCATCGAAGCCTATAGGCACCGGCAAAGGGGGATTTATTGGTATTGATACTCCTGGGCAGCAGATCCTAGATCGCTCCTCCTGTTTCGTTCACCAGGATCATGGCCTGGAGATCCGCTTCACTCTGGGTCTGCCTGCCGACGGACGAAAGATACTAGGACGAGAAGCTGCATACTTGCTCATCAATATCCTGCCCCAGCTTGTGGAAAAGATCTGCTTTCCCCAGCTAGAGGAAGGCGAACTCAAGCTTCACGTCGATACATACGAAGATAACGCTGCTTTAAGAAAGCAACTTTCGGAGCATCACCTTGTAGCTTTCGTGGCGAACAACTCACGCCTGCCCCGAGCAAGTGGTATCGACGATCGGCCCCTGGCATCAGAAGACCTTGTGCCCTTTGCAACCCCTTCATCATTCGAGATCACCTTAAGTTGCCCTCATCGTGGCTCCGTCAAAGGTATGGGAATACCCCAAGGGGTCACCTTGATCGTCGGCGGTGGATACCACGGCAAGTCCACGCTACTCCATGGCATAGAGAAAGGTATCTACGCTCATATTCCAGGGGATGGCCGGGAGTTTGTCGTTACTGAGCCTTCAGCATTTAAAGTAAGGTCAGAAGACGGTCGCAGCATACAATCGGTTGCGATATCGCCATTCATTAACAATTTGCCCCAGAAAAAGTCTACCCGCCAATTTTCATCCCTCAATGCTAGTGGGAGCACCTCACAAGCAGCTAATATTATGGAGGCCTTGGAACTCGACTGCCAAACTTTATTAATTGATGAAGACACCTCGGCAACTAACTTCATGATCCGGGATCACCGCATGCAGGCTCTCATTGTCGACAAAGACGAGCCCATCACACCATTCATCGATCGCATCCAAGAGCTAAAGGCAAAGGGCATTTCAACGATTATGGTAGTCGGCGGCAGTGGAGATTACTTTGAAGTCGCCGATCATATTATTGGCTTAAAGTCTTACGAGGCCATGGACATGACTCAAGAGGCGAAGACGATCGCCGAAAAATTCCCTAGCCAACGGCATCAGGACGCCAAACAAGCATTTCAGATCCAAGGCACTCGTTGCCTTCGGGCGCAGGGACTATCACCAAGATTTAGAAATCGAGAGCAGCATGTAAAAATCAGGGAGATCGATGAGATTTTTTATGGATCAGAAGCGATCGACCTGAGCCACGTCGAGCAACTTGTAGATGGCAGTCAGTTAAGAACCATAGCCTATCTTATGGCCTACCTATATCGTTCGTCGCCAGGGAGCATCAGTTTTAAAGACTCTATTATTCAGGCCATTTCTAAACTTGGTCAGGAAGGGTATGAAGGGATTCACGATCTTCCTGATGGTGATATGGCCCAAGTTCGCCCCCTTGATTTAGCATGCGCCCTTAATCGGCTTCGCAGTTTATCTGTAGATCTTGTACCTTGA
- the dacB gene encoding D-alanyl-D-alanine carboxypeptidase/D-alanyl-D-alanine-endopeptidase: MLRIITLLLVLISSSAQSASPFYKLGTAHQQSVLFKRLKDGKLIYQKNPDRLLSPASVTKLFTSAAALAKFSPAHQFETKFFYTGTKKQGVISGDLYIVGDGDPLLISEKLWQMAADFRMMGIKEISGRIVIDNSLFDGDTRDDSREDSRYMSNNAYDAPVSAFGINFNTFPVAIAPGYQEGRPAFMSIDPYPIDGIEVSNRVVTTSRGKPYVRVTRSSKKDMVLVASKGRISLESPMRKVYRSVSDPLRTGGEQIRSFLAKENIVVKGQVAAGKLPQAATELYTIKSYELSRMISGLNKYSNNYIADVLVKRMGAEFSGAGPGSFTNGMAVLKDFLAQEVKLPKGFQLYNGSGLDTRNRVNASQVVALLEYMYQRMDLFPEFLASLPAAGWDGTLEDRFDQDRLKPLHGQVRAKTGTLTSPITVSSLAGYLGHPEHGMIAFAIIENGVTRKQQPSVLDFRARQELALKAIIDRF, translated from the coding sequence ATGCTTCGTATTATAACTCTACTACTGGTTTTGATCTCCAGTTCAGCGCAAAGCGCATCACCATTCTACAAGCTAGGAACCGCACATCAGCAGTCGGTTCTCTTCAAGCGTCTTAAGGACGGAAAGCTGATCTATCAGAAAAACCCTGACCGTCTGCTGTCTCCTGCTTCAGTAACGAAGCTATTCACTTCAGCGGCAGCTTTGGCAAAATTTTCTCCTGCCCATCAATTTGAAACCAAGTTTTTTTACACAGGCACCAAGAAACAAGGGGTGATCAGTGGTGATCTCTATATTGTGGGCGATGGCGATCCACTTCTCATTAGTGAAAAGCTTTGGCAGATGGCTGCCGACTTCCGCATGATGGGCATCAAGGAAATCTCGGGGCGTATTGTCATCGACAACAGCTTATTTGACGGGGATACCCGAGACGACTCTCGGGAAGACAGCCGTTACATGTCCAATAACGCTTATGACGCGCCAGTTTCCGCATTCGGTATCAACTTCAATACGTTTCCCGTCGCCATAGCTCCCGGCTATCAAGAAGGACGCCCTGCCTTTATGTCAATCGACCCCTACCCCATCGATGGGATCGAGGTCAGCAATCGAGTGGTTACCACCAGCCGCGGCAAACCCTATGTACGAGTGACTCGCTCCTCGAAGAAAGACATGGTTCTTGTTGCTTCTAAAGGGCGTATTTCACTGGAATCTCCCATGCGGAAAGTCTATCGCTCCGTTTCAGATCCGCTCCGTACAGGGGGAGAGCAAATCCGCTCCTTTTTGGCAAAAGAAAACATCGTGGTGAAGGGTCAAGTAGCAGCTGGCAAGCTGCCGCAAGCTGCAACAGAACTTTACACGATCAAGAGCTACGAACTGAGCCGTATGATATCGGGCTTGAACAAATACTCAAACAACTATATTGCTGATGTGTTGGTCAAGCGCATGGGCGCCGAGTTTTCAGGCGCTGGCCCAGGAAGCTTTACCAATGGAATGGCCGTACTCAAAGATTTCCTCGCCCAGGAAGTCAAGTTACCGAAGGGGTTTCAGCTGTACAATGGCTCAGGGCTCGATACGCGCAACCGGGTCAACGCCTCGCAAGTTGTTGCCTTACTTGAGTACATGTACCAGCGCATGGATCTTTTTCCCGAATTTCTTGCTAGTCTGCCGGCTGCTGGCTGGGATGGAACTCTGGAAGATCGATTCGACCAAGACCGCTTAAAACCCCTTCATGGCCAAGTGAGAGCTAAAACAGGGACCCTGACATCACCGATAACGGTATCGTCCCTGGCTGGCTATCTCGGCCATCCAGAGCACGGAATGATTGCTTTTGCGATCATTGAAAACGGTGTCACCCGAAAACAGCAGCCGAGCGTATTAGATTTTAGAGCCCGCCAGGAGCTAGCTCTAAAAGCCATCATCGATCGTTTCTAA